GTCACGTGCGGCAACCTTAGGCGCGTTAACAATGAAGAATTGTGATCCATTTGTGTTAGGACCGGCATTCGCCATTGATAGTGCACCGTTCAGATTAAAGACTTCATCTGAAAATTCGTCGTCAAAAGCCTTGCCAAAGAATGACTCACCACCCATACCAGTACCAGTAGGGTCGCCACCTTGAATCATGAAGTCACGAATCACACGATGGAAAATAATACCATCATAATATCCTTGCTTAATCAAGCCTGTAAAATTCTCGACAGTCTTAGGTGCTTGGGTAGGAAACAGTTGAATTTTGATCGTACCGTAATTTGTTTCTAAGACAGCGATTG
This is a stretch of genomic DNA from Weissella soli. It encodes these proteins:
- a CDS encoding peptidylprolyl isomerase produces the protein MALPQLDLQAVEGPIAVLETNYGTIKIQLFPTQAPKTVENFTGLIKQGYYDGIIFHRVIRDFMIQGGDPTGTGMGGESFFGKAFDDEFSDEVFNLNGALSMANAGPNTNGSQFFIVNAPKVAARDLKSLNGLYPKEIIEKYAEVGGTPWLDGKNPLTPYGHTVFGQVVAGMDVVQKIDGVKTDYADKPVEDVVIVKASVEA